In one Chitinophaga sancti genomic region, the following are encoded:
- a CDS encoding MBG domain-containing protein — MKRALLLLTSVIFSVLTIFAQTPDANGRFYVKKGSSGTGDSWSNALGELSTALLYANSLRGTVKEIWVAGGTYAPAYSPDWSSTDSHNYTFKLVPDVSIYGGFAGTETTLADRNLSITANTTILTGEIGDGNYAYHVVLGVDDIGKPTLDGLTITRGMATGPDYMTVDNVWVWNTYGGGIYMVGSCGPVLSNLVVTRNSSASYGAGIAAIFNTSTNKQYQLVNSSITYNTSNGAGGGIANYNSSPTVLKNLAIKFNNASVGAAIYNISSSVTFESVRIKGNTASSIGSALNGSSGTITFKGCEVTGNKGSGYCLYGEKLSLINTTVASNNTNAAVLFGYTSSSINNSVIYGNQTGITGTYTANNSLIQGVAANPANKVLDGATNPGFTTADVLSDAPADFGDYQLINTSPLINAGNNSYYAGLSASTTDIKNDARVYSYNDGGTIDIGANEYQGKFSQTITALDFVKTYGDADFDPGATASSGLQVSYSSSDNSIAAIVGGKISIKKTGTVTITASQAGNGDYYPAPDITFTVRIVKANLVLKVANISKTYDGTYFHGGSIESATGFAYTDGIANLDGIANYSGSSQGATNVGSYDINLGGYTSTNYNIFFTAGTLTITKAPLSVTAVDDAKTYNGLAYTGGNGVNYSGFVNSENATLLSGTLAYGGNAQGATAAGTYTITPSGLSASNYALTYIDGALVIGKAALTVTAADDSKTYDGGSYTGGKGISYAGFVNNEDVSVLSGVVAYSGTSQGAVNAGTYSITPSGLSAANYAITYVNGALEIGKAALTLTAKDDTKSYNGLSYAGGNGINYTGFVNSEDASLLSGTLIYTGNSQGAVNAGNYVITPSGLSAANYSITYANGNLAISKAALTVTAADATTTYNGLAYTGGNGVNYTGFVNNETSATLTGTLAYSGNSQGAVNAGNYIITPSGLSAANYDLSYTNATLTITKAPLTVIANNDNKVYDGTPYTGGNGISYTGFVNNETQAILAGTLAYTGTSQGAVNATTYTITPSGLSAVNYNLTYTNGTLTITKAPLTVSANNDSKVYNGASYSGGNGVSYTGFVNNETAASLTGTLAYTGTSQGATNVGSYTITPSGLLSQNYSLSYVDGTLSISKASLTVTANNDAKVYDANLYAGGNGVTYTGFVNNETASVLSGSVVYGGSSQGAMNASTYTISPSGLIAANYSITYSDGTLTITKAPLTIIASDDTKTYNGIGYTGGKGLVYVGFTGADNASVLTGPVLFGGTSQGAVNTGTYTIVPSGRTSLNYDITFVAGTLTISKAPLTITAVDAAKTYDGLSYTGGNGVTYTGFVNNENATALSGNITYNGTSQGATTVGTYVLTPSGINAANYTITFVNGSLSISKATLTVTAMDDVKTYNGNAYTGGNGVTYTGFVNNDNATALSGNITYSGSSQGAINAGTYTIIPAGLTTANYAITYVNGTLSVSKALVTITANDAARCYNTADPSFSLSYNGFISGEDAAVLNTTPVISSNASPTAAAGIYTLTAAGATADNYTFNYINGTLTIYALPVVSITTPNGAVLCGDNSTLTLTTSGASTYTWSNGQSGDAITVNTTGTYSLTATDARGCTAPAENTVTITTATLPVPAFTYDTYCAGTPVNFTNTGSGNATYTWTSSDGQSSNETSPAITFKQGGTYTVTLTALIAECPAYPVSVSQDIAIVNATPNTRLADVTTAAGVPVLLTAREISGATYGWLPVTGLSATDSYHPVATLTQSQRYYISMAFESGCITTDTLVVNVSGSRNFVVANAFTPNNDGVNDVLHVGLRGLASLEFFDIYDRWGTRVFRTTNTATGWEGLRCDVGTYTWVAQGRDYKGQLVNQTGTVILIR; from the coding sequence ATGAAGAGAGCTCTTCTCCTACTTACATCTGTCATTTTCAGTGTTTTAACTATTTTTGCCCAAACCCCTGATGCCAACGGGCGGTTTTATGTTAAAAAGGGTTCGTCGGGAACTGGCGACAGTTGGTCGAACGCCCTGGGTGAACTATCGACAGCTTTGTTATATGCCAATAGTTTAAGAGGCACAGTCAAAGAAATCTGGGTGGCAGGGGGAACCTATGCGCCAGCCTATTCGCCTGACTGGTCCAGTACCGATTCCCATAACTACACCTTTAAGTTAGTACCTGACGTAAGTATCTATGGCGGTTTTGCCGGCACAGAAACCACACTTGCTGACCGGAACCTCTCCATCACCGCCAATACCACCATCCTTACCGGTGAAATCGGAGATGGTAACTACGCCTATCACGTCGTCCTCGGTGTGGATGATATCGGCAAGCCTACCCTGGATGGCCTGACCATCACCAGGGGAATGGCCACAGGACCGGATTACATGACGGTAGATAATGTGTGGGTCTGGAATACCTACGGCGGCGGCATCTACATGGTGGGTAGCTGCGGACCTGTATTGTCTAACCTGGTCGTTACAAGAAATTCCTCCGCTAGCTATGGCGCGGGCATTGCTGCGATTTTTAATACCTCCACCAATAAACAATACCAGCTTGTTAATTCCAGTATTACCTACAATACCAGTAACGGCGCCGGAGGCGGGATCGCTAACTACAACTCCAGTCCTACGGTCCTGAAGAACTTAGCAATTAAATTTAATAACGCCTCCGTTGGGGCTGCGATCTATAACATTTCTTCAAGTGTTACTTTTGAATCGGTACGCATAAAAGGGAATACTGCCTCGTCCATTGGGAGTGCCCTGAACGGCAGTTCCGGTACCATCACTTTTAAAGGATGTGAAGTGACCGGCAACAAAGGCTCCGGTTATTGCCTCTACGGCGAAAAACTCTCCTTAATAAATACAACGGTTGCCTCGAACAACACAAATGCTGCGGTTCTTTTTGGTTACACTTCCAGTTCTATTAATAATAGCGTGATCTACGGTAACCAAACCGGGATCACAGGTACATACACCGCCAACAACTCATTGATCCAGGGCGTGGCCGCAAATCCTGCCAACAAAGTCCTGGACGGCGCTACAAACCCTGGTTTTACTACTGCAGATGTTCTTTCCGATGCACCTGCCGATTTCGGAGATTACCAACTCATTAACACCAGCCCCCTGATCAATGCCGGAAATAATAGCTATTACGCCGGCCTAAGCGCTTCCACTACCGATATTAAGAACGATGCCCGTGTATATAGTTACAACGATGGCGGTACCATCGATATCGGTGCAAATGAATACCAGGGGAAATTCTCACAGACGATTACCGCTCTCGATTTTGTTAAAACATACGGTGATGCAGATTTTGATCCGGGTGCTACCGCCAGTTCAGGGCTGCAGGTAAGTTACTCATCCTCCGATAATAGTATTGCAGCCATCGTTGGAGGTAAAATCAGTATCAAAAAAACAGGCACAGTGACCATCACCGCTTCACAGGCCGGTAATGGAGATTATTATCCTGCACCTGACATTACTTTTACTGTAAGAATTGTAAAAGCAAACCTGGTCCTAAAGGTAGCCAATATCAGTAAAACCTATGATGGTACGTATTTCCATGGAGGTAGTATAGAATCAGCAACCGGGTTCGCCTATACAGATGGCATCGCCAACCTGGATGGCATTGCTAATTATTCCGGATCATCCCAGGGTGCAACTAATGTTGGCAGTTATGATATAAATTTAGGTGGATACACCTCCACTAACTATAACATCTTTTTCACTGCCGGTACACTCACGATTACAAAGGCTCCACTCTCTGTCACCGCTGTTGATGATGCTAAAACCTACAATGGCTTAGCTTATACCGGAGGTAATGGCGTAAACTACAGTGGTTTCGTTAATAGCGAAAATGCCACCCTGCTAAGCGGTACACTTGCTTATGGAGGCAATGCACAGGGTGCAACAGCCGCAGGTACTTACACCATTACGCCATCAGGCCTCAGCGCTTCCAACTATGCTCTTACTTATATTGATGGTGCGTTAGTAATTGGCAAAGCTGCTTTGACTGTAACAGCAGCAGATGATTCTAAAACTTACGACGGCGGTTCTTACACCGGCGGTAAGGGCATCAGCTATGCAGGTTTTGTAAACAATGAGGATGTTAGCGTGCTAAGTGGAGTAGTGGCATATAGTGGTACCTCCCAGGGTGCCGTAAATGCAGGTACATACTCAATCACCCCTTCTGGCCTCTCTGCCGCCAACTATGCCATTACTTATGTAAATGGAGCCCTGGAAATTGGCAAAGCCGCTTTGACCCTGACTGCGAAAGATGATACTAAATCCTACAATGGGCTGTCCTATGCTGGTGGCAATGGTATTAATTATACTGGTTTTGTAAATAGCGAGGATGCCTCCCTGCTAAGTGGTACCCTGATCTATACCGGGAATTCTCAGGGAGCAGTGAATGCAGGTAATTACGTCATCACACCATCCGGTCTCAGTGCTGCTAACTATTCCATTACTTATGCAAACGGTAACCTGGCAATAAGCAAAGCCGCTTTAACCGTGACCGCAGCAGATGCCACTACCACCTACAATGGTCTTGCCTATACCGGGGGAAATGGCGTAAATTATACTGGTTTTGTAAATAATGAAACATCGGCTACCCTTACGGGTACACTTGCCTACTCCGGCAACTCCCAGGGTGCTGTAAACGCTGGTAATTATATCATCACCCCATCCGGTTTAAGCGCAGCAAATTACGATCTTAGCTATACCAATGCTACCCTTACCATTACAAAGGCGCCATTGACAGTAATCGCTAATAATGATAACAAAGTCTATGACGGTACTCCCTACACCGGTGGGAATGGCATCAGCTATACAGGTTTTGTCAACAACGAAACCCAGGCCATCCTGGCTGGTACCCTTGCATATACAGGCACTTCACAGGGCGCTGTAAATGCAACTACCTATACCATTACCCCATCCGGTTTAAGTGCCGTAAATTATAATCTTACCTATACCAATGGTACCTTAACGATTACAAAGGCACCATTGACAGTAAGCGCCAATAACGACAGCAAAGTCTATAACGGAGCTTCCTACAGCGGCGGCAATGGCGTGAGCTATACCGGCTTTGTCAATAATGAAACCGCCGCCAGCCTGACGGGCACCCTTGCATATACCGGTACCTCCCAGGGCGCTACAAATGTCGGCTCCTATACAATTACGCCCTCCGGTCTGCTGTCACAAAACTATAGCCTCAGCTATGTGGATGGTACATTGTCCATCTCCAAAGCCAGCCTGACTGTCACCGCTAATAATGACGCCAAAGTCTACGATGCCAATTTATATGCAGGTGGCAATGGCGTAACCTATACAGGCTTTGTCAATAATGAAACTGCCAGCGTACTTTCCGGTAGTGTTGTGTACGGCGGCAGCTCACAGGGAGCCATGAACGCCAGTACCTACACCATTAGCCCTTCCGGTCTAATCGCGGCCAACTACTCTATCACTTATAGTGATGGCACCCTGACCATCACAAAGGCGCCCCTTACCATCATTGCCAGCGACGATACCAAAACCTATAATGGTATAGGCTACACCGGTGGCAAAGGCCTGGTCTATGTGGGCTTTACCGGTGCAGATAATGCCTCTGTGCTCACAGGCCCCGTCTTATTTGGAGGTACCTCACAAGGCGCTGTCAATACAGGTACGTACACCATCGTTCCTTCAGGCAGAACCTCACTGAACTATGACATTACCTTCGTAGCCGGTACATTGACTATTTCCAAAGCACCCTTGACTATCACAGCCGTGGATGCTGCCAAAACCTACGATGGCCTGTCATACACAGGTGGCAATGGTGTTACCTATACAGGATTTGTCAACAATGAAAATGCTACAGCTTTAAGCGGCAACATCACCTACAACGGTACATCGCAAGGAGCTACAACTGTAGGCACCTACGTCCTTACTCCATCCGGCATAAATGCAGCTAACTATACTATCACCTTTGTAAATGGCTCACTGTCCATCTCAAAAGCAACACTAACCGTTACCGCCATGGACGATGTTAAAACATACAATGGGAATGCATACACAGGTGGAAACGGTGTTACCTATACAGGATTTGTCAACAATGACAATGCAACGGCCCTAAGCGGTAATATCACCTACAGCGGTAGCTCCCAGGGCGCTATCAATGCAGGTACCTATACAATTATACCAGCCGGCTTAACAACCGCCAACTATGCTATAACATATGTAAATGGTACCCTGTCTGTATCAAAAGCCCTCGTTACCATCACCGCCAATGATGCTGCCCGTTGTTATAATACGGCAGATCCATCATTTAGCCTCAGCTATAATGGTTTTATCAGTGGGGAAGATGCAGCTGTATTAAACACCACACCTGTTATCAGCAGCAATGCATCACCAACTGCTGCAGCCGGCATTTACACGCTGACAGCCGCCGGCGCAACAGCCGATAATTACACCTTTAACTACATAAACGGTACGCTCACCATTTATGCATTACCAGTAGTTTCCATTACCACACCAAATGGCGCCGTGCTTTGTGGAGATAACAGTACCCTCACCCTGACGACCAGCGGTGCCAGCACCTATACCTGGTCAAACGGGCAAAGTGGCGATGCCATCACTGTAAACACCACCGGCACCTATTCCCTTACGGCAACCGATGCCCGTGGCTGTACCGCGCCTGCTGAAAATACAGTAACAATTACAACAGCCACATTGCCGGTGCCCGCATTTACTTACGATACCTATTGCGCCGGCACCCCGGTGAACTTTACCAATACAGGTAGTGGAAATGCCACCTATACCTGGACCAGCAGCGATGGGCAATCCAGTAACGAAACGTCTCCAGCTATCACTTTTAAGCAGGGGGGAACCTACACGGTAACACTTACCGCGCTTATTGCAGAATGCCCTGCATACCCGGTATCTGTTTCCCAGGATATAGCCATCGTAAATGCAACGCCCAATACCCGCTTAGCAGATGTAACAACCGCTGCCGGCGTACCGGTTCTGTTAACTGCAAGGGAAATAAGTGGCGCTACCTACGGATGGTTGCCTGTCACCGGCTTATCAGCTACAGATAGCTATCACCCAGTGGCAACACTCACACAAAGTCAGCGCTATTATATCAGTATGGCCTTTGAATCAGGTTGTATCACCACCGATACCCTGGTAGTAAACGTATCAGGTAGCAGGAATTTCGTGGTGGCAAATGCCTTCACTCCCAATAATGATGGCGTGAATGATGTATTGCATGTCGGGCTTCGTGGATTAGCCAGCCTTGAGTTTTTTGATATCTATGACAGGTGGGGAACCCGGGTATTCAGAACAACGAATACAGCAACCGGATGGGAGGGACTGAGATGTGATGTTGGCACCTATACCTGGGTAGCCCAGGGGCGGGATTATAAAGGACAATTAGTCAATCAGACCGGAACAGTCATATTGATCAGGTAA
- a CDS encoding universal stress protein — translation MKKIVAVFDGSKFSDSTLQYAIRMGLQHNATITGVFSEKMEFAYAGGGGRRTIDGSMQFEHACQHAGIHYNIRRGSDAVTQSVLKESRYADMLLIDASETMNPFTEESPTPFVKDILANAKCPVLLLPRHFTDVRKICWLYDGSPVSIFAFKMFSYILPVFNALPLNVVTVQTPNHTQELPYEGMVKELIDMHAPQAHFVPLKGQPEVEIAHYLKEQAAESLVILGAYQRNALSMLFRPSMADVLVKEQQWPLFIAHNK, via the coding sequence ATGAAAAAGATAGTGGCTGTTTTCGACGGGTCCAAATTTAGTGATAGTACCCTCCAATATGCAATCAGAATGGGGTTGCAACATAATGCGACCATTACAGGCGTGTTTTCTGAAAAGATGGAATTCGCCTATGCCGGTGGGGGAGGACGCAGAACAATAGATGGATCTATGCAATTTGAACATGCCTGTCAGCACGCAGGCATTCATTACAACATCCGCCGCGGCAGCGATGCTGTTACCCAGAGTGTCCTGAAAGAAAGCAGGTATGCCGATATGCTCCTGATTGATGCCAGCGAAACAATGAACCCTTTCACTGAAGAATCACCTACTCCCTTTGTTAAAGATATCCTGGCAAATGCAAAATGCCCGGTATTATTGTTACCCAGACATTTTACCGATGTACGGAAGATCTGCTGGTTGTACGACGGTTCCCCTGTTTCGATCTTCGCTTTCAAAATGTTTTCTTATATCCTGCCAGTGTTCAATGCACTGCCGCTGAACGTAGTGACCGTTCAGACACCAAACCATACCCAGGAATTGCCCTACGAAGGAATGGTAAAAGAACTGATAGATATGCATGCCCCCCAGGCACATTTCGTACCGCTAAAAGGGCAACCCGAAGTGGAAATAGCCCATTACCTGAAAGAACAGGCAGCTGAAAGCCTGGTCATTTTAGGCGCCTACCAGCGCAATGCCCTATCCATGCTTTTCAGACCTAGTATGGCAGATGTACTGGTAAAAGAACAACAATGGCCATTATTTATAGCACATAACAAATAA
- a CDS encoding response regulator, with the protein MSTILVIEDNTAVREEIVEILGLANYTVLEAVDGKEGILLAEEKHPDLIICDLTLPILDGFVVLQVLNNNKETSSIPFIFLTSRSDRAEVRRGMDLGADDYITKPFESSELLNSIECRLKKSAVKKGNLLLDDPLMDLIKNRNIRYYKNKQLIYQEGNHPSCLFYILKGKVKTFKVCEDGRELITALYNEGFLGHVALINKTCYHESAEAVDDVELAVIPNADFDRVVAENNYAQSQLIKILAQNVDDKEGQLLKVAYDSLRKKTADTLLAVNKKYNNEGIRISRSNLAALAGVAKESFARTLSDFRDEQLIDIKKGVIFILDVDKLSRVIY; encoded by the coding sequence ATGTCTACTATTCTTGTTATCGAAGATAACACTGCTGTTCGGGAGGAGATTGTTGAAATACTTGGGCTGGCAAATTACACGGTACTAGAGGCAGTTGACGGTAAAGAGGGGATATTGCTTGCTGAAGAAAAACATCCTGACCTTATTATTTGCGACCTGACACTCCCCATCTTAGATGGCTTTGTCGTCCTCCAGGTACTTAATAATAATAAGGAGACCAGTAGTATCCCGTTCATCTTTCTGACCTCGCGATCCGACCGTGCGGAGGTTCGGAGAGGCATGGACCTTGGTGCAGATGACTATATCACCAAGCCCTTTGAATCTTCGGAACTGTTAAACTCGATAGAATGCAGACTCAAAAAATCTGCTGTGAAAAAGGGTAATCTCTTGCTGGACGATCCATTGATGGATCTCATCAAGAACCGGAATATCCGTTATTACAAAAACAAACAACTCATTTACCAGGAGGGTAATCATCCTTCTTGCCTGTTCTATATCCTGAAAGGCAAGGTCAAGACATTTAAAGTTTGCGAAGATGGCCGCGAACTGATCACCGCATTATATAATGAAGGCTTTCTCGGACACGTTGCCCTCATCAACAAAACATGTTACCACGAAAGTGCGGAAGCAGTTGATGACGTAGAACTAGCCGTGATTCCTAATGCAGACTTCGACCGCGTAGTGGCCGAAAACAATTATGCCCAGAGTCAGCTTATTAAAATTCTTGCACAGAACGTAGACGATAAGGAAGGACAATTATTGAAAGTAGCGTATGATTCACTAAGAAAAAAGACCGCTGACACGCTACTGGCAGTGAATAAAAAATATAATAACGAAGGCATTCGCATCAGCAGAAGTAATCTTGCCGCACTGGCAGGCGTGGCCAAAGAGTCATTTGCCCGCACCTTGTCAGATTTCAGAGACGAACAACTGATTGATATCAAGAAAGGAGTCATTTTTATTCTGGACGTAGACAAACTAAGCAGAGTCATTTACTAA
- the cysQ gene encoding 3'(2'),5'-bisphosphate nucleotidase CysQ yields MIQQLLAIATEAAYAAGKVILEVYGSDTFDTQQKADESPVTAADKAAHAVITYYLTPTNIPILSEEATHPDYSIRTQWEYFWLVDPLDGTKEFISKNGEFTVNIALIHKNKPIAGVVYAPVLGDLYYGSEETGVYKNNHLITPLEKRRSLQELLDSSNITIIASRSHLSAETKDFIAQFSNVRLTSMGSSLKFMLLLEGKADLYPRLFPTMEWDTAAAHAILNAANRGIYHTNVKDELTYNKANLANPYFLSY; encoded by the coding sequence ATGATACAGCAGTTATTAGCCATCGCCACCGAAGCCGCCTATGCCGCCGGTAAGGTAATATTAGAAGTGTACGGATCCGATACATTCGACACACAGCAAAAGGCAGATGAATCTCCCGTAACTGCTGCCGATAAAGCCGCTCATGCTGTTATCACTTATTATCTAACCCCTACCAACATTCCCATCTTATCAGAAGAGGCAACACACCCGGATTACAGCATCCGAACCCAATGGGAATATTTCTGGCTGGTAGATCCCCTGGATGGCACAAAAGAATTCATCAGTAAAAATGGAGAGTTCACCGTCAATATTGCACTGATCCATAAAAATAAACCTATTGCCGGTGTTGTGTATGCCCCCGTATTGGGAGACCTATATTATGGTAGTGAGGAAACCGGTGTCTATAAGAACAATCATTTGATCACACCTTTAGAAAAACGTCGCAGCCTGCAGGAGTTATTAGATAGCAGCAACATCACCATCATCGCTTCCCGCTCACATTTATCTGCCGAAACCAAAGACTTCATCGCTCAATTTTCCAATGTTCGCCTGACTTCCATGGGTAGCTCACTCAAGTTTATGCTCCTCCTCGAAGGAAAAGCTGATTTATATCCACGCTTGTTCCCAACAATGGAATGGGATACTGCCGCTGCACATGCGATATTAAATGCAGCTAATCGGGGCATATATCATACAAATGTCAAAGATGAACTCACTTATAACAAGGCGAATCTTGCAAATCCCTATTTTCTGTCATATTAA
- a CDS encoding EamA family transporter, with the protein MKLKEISAFLCIYIIWGTTFLGISYALKGFPPFILLGLRFTTAGVLLLSWLMYKGERPVHLDTWKQNSISGVLILTMGIGSLTYAEQYITSTEAAIVAALEPFWFMLIDKKSWKYYFANRLSVLGIIIGFAGLLIFFKDSLAVQAGMDHGRMVGFMVMIFGTIVWVLGAFHSKKPTKASLLMNVSQQLFIGGVISLAIASMKGEWQLINWGAIPLASWSALVYLIFFGSILAHLSFIWLLSIKPPAMVSTHTFINPIVAVLAGTLIAGEALTGGQAIGIGVIVIGVALNNVMQFRLAPEAN; encoded by the coding sequence ATGAAACTGAAAGAAATCTCCGCATTCTTATGCATTTACATTATCTGGGGTACAACATTTTTGGGCATTTCGTATGCGCTTAAGGGTTTCCCTCCATTTATTTTATTAGGACTCCGATTTACTACCGCGGGGGTATTATTATTGTCATGGCTGATGTACAAGGGGGAACGTCCGGTACACCTGGATACCTGGAAGCAGAACAGTATTTCCGGTGTGCTGATTCTTACCATGGGTATAGGTAGTCTGACCTATGCGGAGCAATACATTACCTCTACGGAAGCGGCGATTGTGGCAGCACTGGAACCGTTCTGGTTTATGCTGATCGATAAAAAAAGCTGGAAATATTATTTTGCCAACAGGCTTTCAGTGTTGGGGATTATTATTGGTTTTGCTGGCTTGCTTATTTTTTTCAAGGATAGCCTGGCAGTGCAGGCAGGCATGGATCATGGCAGAATGGTTGGGTTTATGGTGATGATTTTTGGAACGATTGTATGGGTACTGGGGGCATTTCATTCGAAGAAACCGACGAAGGCTTCTTTGCTGATGAATGTATCGCAGCAGTTGTTTATTGGTGGGGTGATTAGCCTGGCGATTGCTTCTATGAAAGGAGAATGGCAGCTGATTAACTGGGGGGCTATTCCTTTGGCTTCGTGGAGTGCGCTGGTATACCTGATCTTTTTTGGGTCGATCCTGGCGCATTTGTCATTTATCTGGCTGTTGTCAATAAAACCGCCGGCTATGGTGAGTACACATACATTTATCAACCCGATTGTAGCGGTGCTGGCGGGTACACTGATTGCGGGGGAAGCCCTGACAGGCGGACAGGCGATAGGCATTGGGGTGATTGTGATTGGGGTGGCGCTGAATAATGTTATGCAGTTTAGGCTGGCGCCGGAGGCAAATTAG
- a CDS encoding nucleoside phosphorylase: MENNRIAESELILNNRGAVYHLDVRPEELADTIITVGDPDRVEVVSKHFDKVEVSRQHREFVTHTGYIGKKRITVVSTGIGTDNIDIVLNELDALANIDFASRTIKSQLTALKVIRLGTSGSLQGSVPVDSFVVSSHGLGLDNLLPWYQFENTAAEKDLLAAFGKQVVIQPGSAKPTLFSASEALANQFKDGYHTGITITCPGFYAPQGRALRGKLSHPDLLDQLTAFTDGAHFISNFEMETSAIYGLGRILGHDCLSISVIVANRVKKEFSKDGGAAVEALIQKSLGIIEKL, from the coding sequence ATGGAAAATAATCGAATTGCCGAATCAGAACTGATCCTTAATAACCGCGGAGCCGTATATCATCTTGATGTAAGACCAGAGGAATTAGCCGACACTATCATTACCGTTGGCGACCCGGATAGGGTAGAGGTTGTCAGCAAACACTTTGATAAAGTAGAAGTAAGCCGCCAACACCGCGAGTTCGTAACGCATACCGGCTACATCGGAAAAAAAAGAATTACCGTCGTTTCCACCGGTATCGGTACCGATAACATCGATATCGTACTCAATGAACTGGATGCCCTGGCCAATATTGACTTCGCCTCCAGAACAATAAAAAGTCAGCTCACTGCCCTCAAAGTAATCCGCCTCGGTACCTCCGGCTCCCTCCAGGGAAGTGTGCCCGTCGATAGCTTCGTCGTTTCCTCCCACGGCCTGGGCCTGGATAACCTGCTGCCCTGGTACCAGTTTGAAAATACTGCGGCAGAAAAGGACCTTTTAGCGGCTTTTGGCAAACAAGTGGTTATTCAGCCAGGAAGTGCCAAACCAACTCTTTTTAGCGCCTCTGAGGCCCTTGCAAATCAATTTAAGGATGGATATCATACCGGTATCACCATCACCTGCCCGGGATTTTATGCACCACAAGGTCGCGCACTCAGGGGAAAGCTGTCTCATCCCGATCTTTTGGATCAACTGACCGCCTTTACAGACGGCGCACATTTCATTTCAAATTTTGAAATGGAAACTTCCGCTATTTATGGGTTGGGCAGGATCCTGGGCCACGACTGCCTCTCCATCAGCGTTATCGTTGCCAACAGGGTGAAGAAAGAATTCTCCAAAGATGGCGGCGCCGCCGTGGAAGCCCTGATTCAAAAATCACTGGGGATCATTGAGAAATTGTAA
- a CDS encoding ISAon1 family transposase, with protein MDESPVSPTVLGHFFQIDGKQLQQQYKHHLSDYSTWEQQEHAAEWMLFEQNMGRSLSIDETAFANGELYTIVTNKEAKGRKGSIVAMIKGTQADQLTEVLKRIPKRLRRMVEEVTLDMAASMNSTVQRCFPNAHRVIDRFHVQKLAFEAVQEIRIHHRWQALEEENVAMDQAKRTGHAYQPEILPNGDSVKQLLARSRYLLFKHPGAWTREQRQRAELLFTRYPVIHKGYQLSLRLGEVFRHCTSKEQAFKKLALWYNDVEDAGLPSFKTLARTIQHHYLGILNFFNNRATNASAESFNAKIKAFRNAMRGVRDVEFFLFRLSKIYA; from the coding sequence TTGGACGAAAGCCCCGTTAGTCCAACAGTCTTAGGCCATTTCTTCCAGATTGATGGCAAGCAGTTACAGCAACAATACAAACATCATCTTAGCGATTATTCCACATGGGAGCAGCAAGAACACGCTGCTGAATGGATGCTCTTTGAGCAAAATATGGGTCGTTCTTTAAGTATTGACGAGACGGCGTTTGCGAATGGGGAACTTTATACGATCGTTACTAATAAAGAGGCTAAAGGCCGAAAGGGCTCAATCGTAGCGATGATCAAAGGAACGCAGGCAGATCAGTTGACAGAGGTGTTAAAAAGAATCCCAAAGCGATTACGCAGGATGGTTGAGGAAGTGACATTAGATATGGCAGCGAGTATGAACTCGACAGTTCAAAGATGCTTCCCTAATGCTCATCGCGTCATAGACAGATTCCATGTACAGAAGCTGGCCTTTGAAGCTGTGCAGGAGATACGTATTCATCATCGCTGGCAGGCATTAGAAGAAGAGAATGTTGCTATGGACCAGGCTAAAAGGACAGGTCATGCTTATCAACCGGAGATTTTACCTAACGGAGATAGCGTTAAACAATTACTGGCACGAAGCCGTTACCTGTTATTTAAGCACCCGGGAGCCTGGACCCGTGAACAAAGACAAAGAGCTGAATTGTTGTTCACCAGATATCCTGTGATCCATAAAGGGTATCAATTATCATTACGTTTAGGCGAAGTTTTTCGGCATTGTACGAGTAAAGAACAGGCGTTTAAAAAGCTGGCATTATGGTACAATGACGTTGAAGATGCCGGTCTACCGTCCTTTAAAACTCTTGCCAGGACTATCCAGCACCATTATCTGGGCATCCTCAATTTTTTCAACAACCGGGCCACCAATGCGTCGGCAGAATCATTTAATGCGAAGATCAAAGCGTTTAGGAATGCGATGAGAGGAGTAAGAGATGTTGAATTCTTCTTGTTTAGACTATCTAAAATTTATGCTTGA